A single region of the Betta splendens chromosome 12, fBetSpl5.4, whole genome shotgun sequence genome encodes:
- the LOC114867355 gene encoding nucleus accumbens-associated protein 2 has translation MSQLLHVEIPNFGATVLGSLNEQRLLGHYCDVSILVKGQAFKAHRAVLAASSLYFRDLFSSSTKTQFELPSSVTPACFEQILTFCYTGKLTMAASEQLVVMYTAGYLQIQHIVEKGMDLMFKANSPHCDSQTAGSLEETGSEPQSPCNNGNSLAVAALLGTPGWCPSQRKIKVEGGDPTAPAVPSTQSKISSSELGSRLARSSSLFYTTAGGTPIPGLPPYHLPGASGGGTGGGAGVERSSPGASSLPTTDSPTSYQNEDEEFEEEPYDGIPEDTYSHLYGRSTNPYGIQDKVEMAAVPLALENRNCVLIRRDLVALPASLISQIGYRCHPKLYTEGDPGEKLELVAGTQVFMTRGQLMNCHLCAGIKHKVLLRRLLATFFDRNTLANSCGTGIRSSTSDPSRKPLDSRVLNAVKLYCQNFNPNFKESEMNVIAADMCTNARRVRKRWLPKIKSMLPDGMEVYRAGMGMGAAVGLGLALGASQPGVPLPFEPDFKTLEQRLYPDRKDPLRTHPPLAEGSPGSGAAGGEAEGEGVAQEEQEEDEDDAGLEGVDRSLGGPALIPGAEAGSGADTPPEQEIQSFGQGLRVNGQ, from the exons ATGTCCCAGCTGCTCCATGTGGAGATCCCGAACTTTGGAGCCACAGTTTTGGGCTCCCTCAACGAGCAACGCCTGCTGGGACACTACTGCGATGTTTCCATATTGGTTAAAG GTCAGGCATTCAAAGCCCACCGGGCTGTCTTGGCTGCCAGCAGCCTCTACTTCCGTGacctcttcagcagctccaccaaGACTCAGTTTGAGTTGCCCTCCTCAGTCACACCTGCTTGCTTTGAGCAGATCCTCACTTTCTGCTACACAGGGAAGCTAACGATGGCGGCTAGCGAACAACTAGTGGTCATGTACACCGCTGGCTACCTCCAAATTCAGCACATAGTTGAAAAAGGCATGGACCTCATGTTCAAGGCAAACTCGCCTCACTGTGACTCTCAAACAGCAGGGTCCCTGGAGGAGACAGGATCCGAACCGCAGAGTCCTTGTAATAACGGCAACAGCCTAGCAGTGGCTGCCCTTTTGGGAACTCCCGGCTGGTGTCCATCTCAGCGTAAGATCAAAGTAGAAGGCGGCGACCCGACAGCCCCAGCCGTACCCTCCACGCAAAGCAAGATTTCGTCTTCGGAGTTGGGGAGTCGCCTGGCCAGGTCCAGTTCGCTGTTCTACACAACGGCCGGAGGGACCCCGATCCCTGGGTTGCCTCCCTACCACCTTCCAGGGGCCAGTGGAGGTGGGACGGGGGGAGGGGCAGGGGTGGAAAGGTCCAGCCCTGGAGCGTCCAGCCTGCCCACCACTGACAGTCCCACATCCTACCAGAACGAGGATGAGGAGTTCGAAGAAGAGCCATATGATGGGATCCCTGAGGATACCTACAGTCACCTCTATGGACGTTCCACTAACCCCTATGGGA TTCAGGACAAGGTGGAGATGGCAGCGGTGCCGCTGGCCTTGGAGAACCGCAACTGTGTGCTGATCCGCAGGGACCTGGTGGCGCTGCCCGCCAGCCTCATCAGCCAGATCGGCTACCGCTGCCACCCTAAGCTCTACACCGAGGGCGACCCTGGGGAGAAGCTGGAACTGGTAGCTG GTACACAGGTGTTCATGACTCGAGGCCAGCTGATGAACTGTCACCTGTGCGCTGGCATCAAACACAAAGTGTTGCTGCGCCGACTGCTCGCCACATTTTTTGATAG AAACACTTTAGCCAATAGCTGTGGGACAGGCATCCGCTCTTCAACGAGCGACCCGAGTAGGAAACCCCTGGACAGCAGGGTCCTCAACGCTGTCAAAC TCTACTGTCAAAATTTCAACCCTAACTTCAAAGAGAGCGAAATGAATGTCATTGCCGCTGACATGTGCACAAACGCGAGGCGTGTCCGCAAGCGATGGTTGCCCAAGATCAAGTCCATGCTGCCTGACGGCATGGAGGTGTACCGCGCAGGTATGGGCATGGGTGCCGCCGTGGGCCTCGGCCTGGCTCTGGGCGCCTCGCAGCCGGGGGTGCCCCTCCCCTTCGAGCCTGACTTCAAAACCCTAGAGCAGAGGCTGTATCCAGATCGCAAAGACCCCCTCAGGACTCACCCACCGCTGGCAGAAGGCAGCCCCGGATCCGGGGCGGCCGGAGGGGAGGCCGAAGGCGAAGGCGTGGcccaggaggaacaggaggaagacgaggacgaCGCCGGGCTGGAAGGTGTCGACAGGTCGCTGGGGGGCCCCGCTTTGATCCCAGGGGCCGAGGCGGGTAGTGGCGCTGACACGCCACCTGAGCAGGAAATACAAAGCTTCGGACAGGGTTTGCGGGTGAACGGACAGTGA
- the nup214 gene encoding nuclear pore complex protein Nup214, protein MSDDTDSPPEREMKDFQFRQMKKVRVFEPAEDLPKERSSLLTTSNKYGFTFVGLNRTFKVYLTKDILAADKVDGNANEIIDGIEALAEVTVLMDLHHLALSCDELTLSVCGTSEETGLSLTFYDVRTLLNKTSQRLPFASLHRDIPSSTLVQDLKWNPAQASTLAACLSDGSMMVMDVTSDVKVLAELPASSGITCLCWSPKGKQVAVGKMNATVSQYTPALEEKKVIPCPHFYISTTEEAVKVLDVLWLKTYVFAVVYAAADGSLETPPELVFISLPKKEERVETKYVNFSDTVYGSCTERQHHYFLSHVEDWELVFAASAASIDVSVIAKQDDKIWELWILEDASRAELPVSETNEDTLPLGLAIDYTSQQEIHITDEKILPPAPTMLMLSTEGILCPFALLNLNPGVKQLVSPPTPLTLEGERLPKSGSLAAKPPKAAASIPSGPALFPNLSLSSAAASTPPAIGASLSASPFSVVPAAPVSSSSSSFVFSVPTTSSTSGPSAFSLGGSTLFGSGSSSFSFASKPASDAPSAPLAFSGFSIKPAPTPTPTPVLPATTAPAPALSTTAAAAPSLAFPTIPVLAPTLGLPITPATAPTPQSITTASQPTVKLNLNERFTAVETPAPALQSFTFNSPLPKTSNSSSLTTTQIPATKPPAVLAPVRPVQTSTPPTMIQKPAPSAPASAQTPQATVSVRALEKQLQQKKDLDPIMAGISEEIAHFQKELDDLKARSAKADFKIGTTEEMKQLRKASEDLHVFTLEIKETTESLHGDIGTLKTTLLEGFAGAEEAKAQKELSRDRNYKQLLYKRPLDPRSEEQLKEIRRLYQYVTFAVEDVNDVLDVEWEKHLEKKKKQKHMVVPGREGLFTTLSNNLYIINQQKNRLEQLTKELTSLQLYKTTTAAINHEAARETPSGLDRELDSLRDALLKARLDSTSPKAKSPAVKISPGKQSQLRNFLSKGQMPPVRSTAPANLSRSAFLSPKYYEDLDDVSSTSSLSQSLDPHPAHLELEDEELQPQPLPVTVVPPVLSTPRHPTVVRTPSIQPGFGGIQSTPLNKIHSVPGMGFGLSPIVSPVLTNKINLSGADSTALATKTVKHGAPATERTIPVTVPAQQAAATAALRRQMANQKPAVISTSLTESTLKVVPQVVNVQELKDKGPVPISTISSSSLPDQAAQVFATVSSNQAKRIPAQAVQKVPAETTPSTTTPQSGFVFGQPPKTDISATPVALAEQHTSKGFSFTSGSAGFSFASVSQGAGMPQVKDASKFSFGNGKIGFDQTVEETFSLNSKSSSALGTGSPTLPPGTSEDAAKPTATTTGLRVEPQPPKTVGGETLGSFSGLRVGQGEEAKESKPAASSFTFGEPGFGVSKGTVQFSFGAGLQKSAEDSTGADVAKGVTLSSLLKPSESNTKPAFSIPQPASSVSAPTYFAPTTFSSLLTASSDSSEEPKATPQPSESTPPPEKDLAPKPAVESTSPPAVIESAGNVVPPVSTPASPPPTPALPLATNASIPDSSSSSSAPSEAIPSAAAPTVEATVISSTTSVPVPTSAAAAPAPAVAPTSQIAPTAFQVPISEKPGSIFTQPAPVTTDSSSIGGAPVINTVTTAATTATPAVASSTATTPTSTVFGQPAAPQVSSPPSAPSVPSAPASTGFGSAGFGSPAGTGFGKSVFGQVSGFGQLASGTSSSFSFGQSAFGASSSSAPAGGSLFGAPTASNASSFSFGTSSANTASSTGTGLFGQSTAPAFGQSSAFGQGSVFGSNTTTSSSTGFSFGQPSGFGCSTTTPVFGQQASSGSVFGQPSTGGSLFGSNTANAAGSSTGGGFFSGLGGKPSEEAANKNPFGSPASTGGFGQPAQTGTSSLFGNSGAKSFGFGQPSSFDQKASGTFTTGGGSVASQGFGSFSTPTKSGAFGNAPVFGSPPSFGGSPAFGSAASFGSSPSFNSNIGSTANKVFGEGTAASNMGGFGFASTPSAPSFGGLANQTTPSFGSMAQQSSGFVSQPSSFSGFGQQPQTGVFPGNTFGNANQQGSQAFGGWRS, encoded by the exons ATGAGCGACGACACAGACTCCCCTCCTGAGAGGGAAATGAAG GACTTTCAATTTCGTCAGATGAAGAAAGTACGCGTTTTTGAACCTGCTGAGGATTTGCCAAAAGAAAGATCCAGTCTGCTCACCACGTCAAATAAATATGGCTTCACTTTTGTTGGGCTTAACAGAACATTCAAAGTTTACCTAACAAAAGATATTCTGGCAGCAGATAAGGTTGACGGCAACGCCAATGAAATAA TTGATGGGATAGAAGCCTTGGCAGAGGTGACCGTTTTAATGGATCTTCATCACTTGGCTCTTAGCTGTGATGAACTTACTTTGTCAGTATGTGGCACGTCTGAGGAGACCGGCTTGTCCCTCACATTCTATGATGTCCGCACCCTCTTGAATAAG aCATCACAGAGGCTGCCTTTTGCATCCCTGCACCGAGACATACCCTCCAGCACTTTGGTGCAGGACCTGAAATGGAATCCTGCTCAAGCATCCACGTTGgcggcctgtctgtctgatggcAGTATGATGGTTATGGATGTTACTAGTGATGTCAAAGTGCTGGCTGAACTACCTGCCTCAAGTGGGATCACATGCC TTTGCTGGAGTCCTAAAGGAAAGCAAGTTGCTGTTGGAAAAATGAATGCCACAGTCAGTCAGTATACACCA GCACTAGAAGAAAAGAAGGTTATACCATGTCCTCACTTCTACATTTCTACTACTGAGGAAGCTGTCAAag TTCTAGATGTGCTCTGGCTGAAAACCTATGTGTTTGCAGTGGTATATGCTGCTGCAGATGGGTCTCTTGAGACCCCTCCTGAGCTAGTGTTTATCTCTCTCCCT aaaaaagaggagagggtgGAGACAAAGTATGTGAACTTTAGTGACACAGTGTATGGCAGCTGCACTGAGCGACAGCACCATTACTTCCTCAGCCATGTAGAGGACTG GGAACTTGTGtttgcagcatcagcagcttctaTCGATGTCAGTGTCATAGCCAAACAAGATGACAAG ATTTGGGAGCTTTGGATTTTGGAAGATGCAAGCAGAGCTGAGCTTCCAGTAAGTGAGACGAATGAAGACACGCTGCCCCTTGGCTTAGCCATCGACTACACCAGCCAACAAGAGATCCACATTA CCGATGAGAAGATCTTACCCCCAGCGCCGACTATGCTAATGCTGTCAACAGAGGGGATACTCTGTCCATTTGCCCTTCTCAACCTAAATCCTGGGGTTAAACAGCTGGTCTCACCTCCAACCCCCCTCACCCTCGAGGGCGAGAGACTGCCCAAATCAG GTTCTTTGGCAGCTAAGCCACCCAAAGCCGCTGCCTCTATCCCATCAGGCCCAGCACTGTTCCCAAACCTCAGTctttcttcagcagctgcttccactCCCCCTGCTATCGGTGCCTCTCTATCTGCTAGCCCATTCAGCGTAGTTCCTGCAGCTCCCGTGTCATCTTCATCTTCTAGTTTTGTTTTCTCAGTCCCCACTACGAGCAGCACCTCAGGCCCTTCTGCTTTCTCCCTGGGTGGATCCACACTTTTTGGTTCAGGATCCTCAAGTTTCTCCTTTGCATCCAAACCTGCCTCAGATGCACCCTCAGCACCTTTAGCATTTTCAGGCTTCTCTATTAAACCTGCTCCTACTCCAACTCCAACTCCAGTTTTACCTGCAacaacagctccagctccagctctgtctacaacagcagctgcagctccatctctaGCTTTTCCTACAATTCCAGTTCTAGCTCCAACTCTAGGTTTACCTATAACACCAGCTACAGCTCCAACACCCCAAAGCATTACCACTGCTTCTCAACCTACagtaaaactgaatttaaatgaAAG GTTTACAGCAGTGGAGACCCCAGCCCCAGCTCTACAGTCTTTTACTTTCAATTCCCCACTGCCTAAAACCTCCAATTCCAGCAGTCTGACAACCACTCAAATCCCAGCAACCAAGCCACCAGCTGTGTTAG CGCCAGTGCGCCCTGTTCAAACCAGCACACCACCCACAATGATCCAAAAACCTGCCCCTTCTGCCCCGGCCAGTGCCCAAACTCCACAG GCAACTGTGAGTGTGAGGGCCTTGGAAAAGCAGCTACAGCAAAAGAAAGATTTGGATCCCATTATGGCTGGTATATCGGAGGAG ATTGCACACTTCCAGAAAGAGTTAGATGATCTTAAAGCGCGAAGTGCAAAAGCCGACTTCAAGATTGGCACCACTGAGGAGATGAAGCAGCTGAGAAAGGCCTCTGAGGACCTGCATGTTTTCACCCTGGAGATCAAGGAAACCACAGAG TCTCTTCATGGAGACATTGGGACTCTGAAGACCACCCTACTGGAAGGTTTTGCTGGAGCTGAAGAAGCCAAGGCCCAGAAAGAGCTGAGCAGGGACAGAAATTACAAACAGCTTCTGTATAAGAGACCTCTGGATCCTCGCAGTGAGGAACAGCTTAAG GAGATTCGAAGGCTGTACCAATATGTAACGTTTGCTGTGGAAGATGTCAATGATGTGTTAGATGTCGAATGGGAGAAACAcctggagaagaagaaaaaacaaaa ACACATGGTAGTCCCGGGGCGTGAGGGTCTGTTTACTACACTGTCGAATAACCTGTACATCATCAACCAGCAAAAGAACAGACTGGAACAGTTGACCAAGGAACTCACGTCTCTGCAGCTCTATAAGACAACCACTGCAGCTATAAACCACGAGGCTGCAAGAGAAACACCGTCTGG CCTGGACAGAGAGCTTGACAGTTTAAGGGATGCACTTCTGAAAGCCAGGCTGGACTCAACCTCTCCTAAGGCCAAATCTCCAG CGGTGAAGATATCACCAGGGAAACAGTCACAGCTGCGCAACTTCCTCTCAAAGGGGCAGATGCCTCCTGTCCGCTCTACTGCTCCAG CCAACTTGTCTCGTTCAGCCTTCCTTTCACCTAAATACTACGAGGACTTGGATGACGTGAGCTCCACATCCTCTCTGTCCCAGTCTCTGGACCCTCATCCAGCTCACTTGGAGTTGGAGGATGAAGAACTACAGCCACAACCCCTGCCTGTCACTGTTGTGCCTCCAGTACTGTCCACCCCTCGGCACCCCACAGTTGTGAGGACCCCCTCTATCCAGCCAGGCTTCGGGGGCATACAGTCAACCCCATTAAACAAAATTCATTCTGTACCGGGTATGGGTTTTGGACTCAGCCCTATTGTTAGCCCTG TTCTCACCAATAAGATCAACCTCAGCGGCGCCGATAGCACTGCTCTTGCTACAAAGACCGTAAAACATGGAGCCCCAGCGACTGAGAGGACCATACCTGTCACCGTCCCTGCCCAGCAGGCTGCGGCCACTGCAGCACTGCGCAGGCAGATGGCCAATCAGAAACCAG CTGTCATCAGTACGTCTTTGACAGAGTCGACTTTAAAGGTTGTTCCCCAGGTGGTGAATGTTCAAGAGCTGAAGGACAAAGGACCTGTGCCCATCTCCACTATCTCCAG tTCCTCACTACCAGATCAAGCAGCTCAAGTATTTGCAACAGTGTCATCCAATCAGGCCAAACGA ATTCCTGCGCAGGCTGTCCAGAAGGTGCCCGCTGAAACCACCCCCTCTACAACCACTCCACAGTCAGGCTTCGTCTTTG GTCAACCACCCAAAACTGATATTTCTGCAACCCCTGTTGCTTTAGCAGAGCAACATACCAGCAAGGGCTTTTCTTTTACTTCAGG GTCTGCTGGTTTCAGTTTTGCTTCAGTTTCACAGGGAGCTGGAATGCCCCAAG TGAAGGATGCAAGTAAATTCTCCTTTGGAAATGGCAAGATAGGGTTTGACCAGACTGTGGAGGAGACATTCTCCCTCAACTCAAAGTCCAGCTCTGCTCTGGGTACCGGATCTCCTACCCTGCCTCCAGGCACATCAGAAGATGCAGCAAAACCTACCGCtaccacaactggcctcagggTAGAGCCACAGCCTCCTAAGACAGTTGGAGGAGAGACACTGGGCAGTTTCTCTGGACTGCGTGTGGGCCAAGGAGAAGAAGCTAAAGAGTCaaaacctgctgcttcctcattTACCTTCGGTGAGCCTGGATTTGGTGTGAGCAAGGGAACAGTACAGTTTAGCTTTGGTGCAGGTCTTCAAAAGTCTGCTGAAGATTCTACAGGAGCAGACGTGGCCAAAGGAGTAACTTTGAGCAGTCTGTTGAAGCCTTCTGAATCAAATACCAAGCCAGCTTTCTCCATTCCCCAGCCTGCCtcgtctgtctcagctcctaCATACTTTGCTCCTACTACTTTCAGTAGTCTGCTTACAGCATCTTCAGATTCCTCTGAAGAACCAAAAGCTACTCCACAACCCTCAGAGTCAACACCACCCCCCGAAAAAGATCTAGCTCCTAAACCTGCTGTGGAAAGCACCAGCCCCCCTGCAGTAATCGAGTCTGCAGGAAATGTGGTCCCCCCAGTCTCCACACCAGCATCCCCACCACCAACACCTGCACTTCCTTTGGCCACAAATGCTTCTATACCAGACTCCTCTTCTTCAAGCTCTGCACCAAGTGAAGCAattccttcagcagctgctcccacAGTAGAAGCCACTGTCATCAGCTCCACCACCTCTGTTCCTGTCCccacctcagctgctgcagctccagctcctgctgttgCACCCACCTCTCAGATAGCTCCCACAGCATTTCAGGTGCCCATTTCTGAAAAGCCGGGTTCTATTTTTACCCAGCCTGCTCCTGTAacaacagacagcagctccattgGAGGCGCACCAGTTATCAACACAGTCACCACTGCAGCCACCACTGCCACTCCTGCCGTTGCTAGTAGCACAGCAACTACTCCTACTAGCACTGTGTTTGGGCAACCTGCAGCACCTCAAGTGTCCTcacccccctccgccccctcgGTCCCCTCAGCCCCAGCATCCACAGGCTTTGGCTCAGCTGGCTTTGGTTCACCAGCTGGAACTGGTTTTGGCAAATCTGTATTTGGCCAGGTGAGCGGTTTTGGTCAGCTTGCCAGTGGCACATCTAGTAGCTTCTCCTTCGGACAGTCAGCATTTGGGGCAAGTTCCAGCAGTGCACCTGCAGGTGGAAGTCTTTTTGGCGCTCCGACTGCTAGCAATGCAAGCTCCTTCTCTTTTGGCACAAGCAGTGCCAACACAGCCAGTAGCACCGGCACAGGGTTGTTTGGACAAAGCACAGCTCCAGCATTTGGCCAGAGCTCTGCATTTGGGCAAGGATCTGTGTTTGGCAGTAACACCACCACATCATCCTCTACTGGATTCAGCTTCGGGCAACCCTCAG GGTTTGGCTGCTCAACCACCACCCCTGTGTTTGGCCAACAAGCGAGCAGTGGGAGCGTATTTGGACAG CCGTCAACTGGTGGGAGTCTGTTTGGTTCAAATACAGCCAATGCAGCAGGATCGTCCACCGGTGGAGGATTCTTTAGTGGTCTAGGAGGCAAACCGAGTGAAGAAGCCGCCAATAAGAACCCATTTGGCAGCCCTGCTTCCACTGGAGGGTTTGGCCAGCCTGCTCAGACAG GTACTAGCAGTCTCTTTGGGAATAGCGGTGCCAAGAGCTTTGGTTTTGGACAACCCTCCTCCTTTGATCAGAAAGCTAGTGGGACGTTCACCACTGGAGGTGGGAGCGTTGCTTCACAGGGCTTTGGCTCATTCTCTACTCCAACAAAATCAG GTGCCTTTGGAAATGCTCCAGTGTTTGGAAGCCCCCCTTCTTTTGGAGGTTCCCCTGCGTTTGGTAGTGCAGCATCGTTTGGCTCCAGCCCTTCATTCAACAGTAATATAGGTTCCACAGCTAATAAAGTATTCGGAGAGGGAACGGCGGCTTCCAACATGGGAGGATTTGG gttTGCCTCAACTCCCAGCGCTCCCTCCTTCGGGGGTCTAGCCAATCAGACGACCCCATCGTTCGGCAGCATGGCCCAGCAGAGCTCGGGGTTCGTAAGTCAGCCCAGCAGTTTCTCAGGCTTTGGGCAACAGCCACAGACAGGAG TATTCCCTGGAAACACATTTGGAAATGCAAACCA ACAAGGATCACAAGCAtttggaggctggaggagctaG